One genomic segment of Amycolatopsis sp. WQ 127309 includes these proteins:
- a CDS encoding Rieske (2Fe-2S) protein, translating into MREEETLARRTALAVLGAGLVAGCSTYGRGTNGTSAPSPAAGSGTELGAADDVPVGGGKVFADKQVVVTQPAAGTFAAFSAICTHQGCAVDAVADGTINCPCHGSKFKIADGSVAAGPANQPLEKKTVTVTGGKITLA; encoded by the coding sequence GTGCGCGAAGAGGAAACGCTGGCCCGCCGGACGGCGCTCGCGGTGCTGGGCGCCGGCTTGGTGGCCGGCTGCAGCACCTACGGCCGCGGCACAAACGGGACGTCCGCACCGTCGCCCGCCGCGGGCAGCGGCACCGAGCTCGGCGCGGCGGACGACGTCCCGGTCGGCGGCGGCAAGGTGTTCGCCGACAAGCAGGTGGTGGTGACGCAGCCCGCGGCGGGGACGTTCGCCGCGTTCTCGGCGATCTGCACCCACCAGGGCTGCGCGGTCGACGCCGTCGCGGACGGCACCATCAACTGCCCCTGCCACGGAAGCAAGTTCAAGATCGCCGACGGCTCGGTGGCGGCCGGCCCGGCGAACCAGCCCCTGGAGAAGAAGACGGTGACGGTCACCGGCGGCAAGATCACGCTGGCCTAG
- a CDS encoding DUF6529 family protein, whose product MTAPARNNRAGAALLVPLAIGAVVAVALGVYGNLHTPTGVAINVAGFSSPQSVKAWLATVVVVLAIVQLVTALVLYGKLGSGAPAWAGPVHRWSGRLAFLVSIPVALHCLYALGFQSFDTRVLLHSLLGCFFYGIFVVKMLLLRKDGVPGWSLPVVGGLVFTALVGLWLSASLWFFTQSGLTF is encoded by the coding sequence ATGACCGCGCCCGCGAGGAACAACCGCGCCGGGGCCGCGCTCCTCGTGCCGCTGGCGATCGGCGCCGTCGTCGCGGTGGCGCTCGGCGTCTACGGCAACCTGCACACACCCACCGGCGTGGCGATCAACGTCGCGGGCTTCTCGAGCCCGCAGTCGGTGAAGGCGTGGCTCGCCACGGTCGTCGTCGTGCTGGCCATCGTGCAGCTGGTGACGGCGCTCGTGCTGTACGGCAAGCTCGGGAGCGGCGCGCCCGCGTGGGCCGGGCCGGTGCACCGCTGGTCGGGGCGCCTGGCGTTCCTCGTGTCGATCCCGGTGGCGCTGCACTGCCTGTACGCGCTCGGGTTCCAGTCGTTCGACACCCGCGTGCTGCTGCACTCCCTGCTGGGCTGCTTCTTCTACGGCATCTTCGTCGTGAAGATGTTGCTGCTGCGCAAGGACGGCGTGCCCGGCTGGTCGCTCCCGGTCGTCGGCGGGCTGGTCTTCACCGCGCTGGTCGGGCTCTGGCTGAGCGCGTCGCTGTGGTTCTTCACCCAATCCGGCTTGACCTTCTAG
- a CDS encoding alpha/beta hydrolase family protein, whose amino-acid sequence MLPWDGDLAGRLDRHTVNSALLRGNPLGDPHERPLWVYVPPGYDDSAERYPAVYVIQGYTGHLAMWANRTAFRQPFPETADAVFAGGAPGCVVVYVDAWTAYGGSQFVDSPGTGQYHSYLCDEIVPWVDEHYRTIPDRESRAITGKSSGGFGAMITPMLRPDLFGALATHAGDTLYELCYVPDFGDAVRALRGYDQDIQRWWADFRARPAFTKPEDANLLQLIGVSACFSPGEDGRPELPFDPATGVLRPETWQRWLDWDPVRMAPGHAEALRSLRAVWIDAGTRDEYYLDVGAQAFRDQLAKAGVPDERVHFELFDAGHAAIDYRYPLSLAWLAERLAR is encoded by the coding sequence ATGCTGCCCTGGGACGGCGACCTCGCCGGCCGGCTCGACCGGCACACCGTGAACTCCGCGCTGCTGCGCGGCAATCCGCTCGGCGACCCGCACGAGCGGCCGCTGTGGGTGTACGTCCCACCGGGCTACGACGACTCCGCCGAACGCTACCCGGCGGTCTACGTGATCCAGGGTTACACCGGGCACCTGGCGATGTGGGCCAACCGCACGGCGTTCCGGCAGCCGTTCCCCGAGACGGCCGACGCGGTCTTCGCCGGCGGGGCGCCGGGCTGCGTCGTGGTGTACGTCGACGCCTGGACCGCTTACGGGGGCTCGCAGTTCGTCGACTCGCCCGGCACCGGGCAGTACCACTCGTACCTGTGCGACGAGATCGTGCCGTGGGTCGACGAGCACTACCGCACCATCCCGGACCGCGAATCCCGCGCGATCACGGGCAAGTCGTCGGGCGGCTTCGGCGCGATGATCACGCCGATGCTGCGCCCGGACCTGTTCGGCGCGCTGGCCACCCACGCGGGCGACACGCTGTACGAACTCTGCTACGTCCCGGACTTCGGCGACGCCGTCCGCGCCCTGCGCGGCTACGACCAGGACATCCAGCGGTGGTGGGCGGACTTCCGCGCCCGTCCGGCGTTCACCAAGCCGGAGGACGCGAACCTGCTGCAGCTGATCGGCGTCTCCGCCTGCTTCTCACCGGGCGAAGATGGCCGCCCGGAGCTGCCGTTCGACCCCGCGACGGGTGTGCTGCGCCCGGAAACGTGGCAACGCTGGCTGGACTGGGACCCGGTCCGGATGGCACCCGGCCACGCCGAGGCACTCCGGTCCCTGCGTGCGGTCTGGATCGACGCGGGCACGCGCGACGAGTACTACCTCGACGTCGGCGCCCAGGCGTTCCGGGACCAGCTCGCGAAGGCGGGCGTCCCGGACGAGCGGGTGCACTTCGAGCTGTTCGACGCCGGCCACGCCGCGATCGACTACCGCTACCCGCTTTCGCTGGCCTGGCTGGCGGAACGGCTGGCCCGCTGA
- a CDS encoding alpha/beta fold hydrolase, which yields MVTEADLALSDGRTLHVYDTGTPARLTVVWHHGTPNVGMPPPPLVRARHDVRWVSYDRPGYGSSTSLPGRDVANAAACTAAVVDALGIDEFAVVGHSGGGAHALACGALLPARVLAVVSISAMAPFDAAGLDWFGGMAPAGAASLRAATEGRVAKEKYEAAAEFDPGVFTDADLAALNGSQAWLNDVVGPALAAGPGALIDDDLAYVTPWGCDPALITAPLLLVHGGRDRLIPASHGAWLAAHCPTAQFRPHPADGHLSVLDHAADALAWLARR from the coding sequence ATGGTGACCGAAGCCGACCTGGCGCTGTCCGATGGGCGGACCCTGCACGTCTACGACACGGGGACGCCCGCGCGGCTCACCGTCGTCTGGCACCACGGGACGCCCAACGTCGGTATGCCGCCCCCGCCGCTCGTCCGGGCGCGCCACGACGTCCGGTGGGTGTCCTACGACCGGCCCGGTTACGGCAGTTCCACGTCCCTTCCCGGGCGGGACGTCGCGAACGCCGCCGCGTGCACCGCCGCCGTCGTCGACGCGCTCGGTATCGACGAATTCGCCGTCGTGGGGCACTCCGGTGGCGGGGCGCACGCCCTCGCCTGCGGGGCGCTGCTGCCGGCGCGGGTCCTCGCCGTCGTGAGCATCTCCGCGATGGCGCCCTTCGACGCCGCGGGGCTCGACTGGTTCGGCGGCATGGCCCCGGCCGGCGCGGCTTCCCTGCGTGCGGCGACCGAAGGTCGTGTGGCCAAGGAGAAGTACGAGGCCGCCGCCGAGTTCGATCCCGGCGTCTTCACCGACGCGGACTTGGCCGCGCTCAACGGTTCGCAAGCGTGGCTGAACGACGTCGTCGGGCCGGCGCTGGCGGCCGGGCCGGGCGCCCTGATCGACGACGATCTCGCCTACGTCACCCCGTGGGGCTGCGACCCGGCGCTGATCACCGCTCCCCTGCTGCTGGTGCACGGCGGCCGCGATCGGCTGATCCCCGCGTCGCACGGCGCGTGGCTCGCCGCGCACTGCCCCACCGCGCAGTTCCGGCCGCACCCGGCCGACGGGCACCTCTCGGTGCTCGACCACGCCGCCGACGCCCTCGCGTGGCTCGCGCGCCGCTGA
- a CDS encoding DoxX family protein, which produces MSTAHLIVSIAGAAMAGFSAFSVFTHAKWVVEPLAEYGVPRSWWPWLGVAKAAGAAGLIAGLAVPAIGVAAGIGLVLYFTGALVTVARAKSYAHLAFPLVYVAPVVASLALAS; this is translated from the coding sequence ATGTCCACCGCTCACCTGATCGTCAGCATCGCCGGTGCCGCCATGGCCGGGTTCTCGGCCTTCTCGGTCTTCACCCACGCGAAGTGGGTCGTGGAGCCGCTCGCCGAGTACGGCGTGCCCCGCTCGTGGTGGCCGTGGCTCGGCGTGGCCAAGGCCGCCGGCGCGGCCGGGCTGATCGCGGGCCTGGCCGTCCCGGCGATCGGCGTCGCCGCCGGGATCGGCCTGGTGCTCTACTTCACCGGCGCCCTCGTCACGGTCGCGCGGGCGAAGTCGTACGCGCACCTGGCTTTCCCGCTGGTGTACGTGGCGCCCGTCGTCGCTTCGCTGGCGCTGGCGTCCTGA
- a CDS encoding GNAT family N-acetyltransferase translates to MSSPVRLVEITDANRDAVCALHVHPGQQRFVASVARSLEDAATTPEGEPWYRAVYAGDEPVGFVMLSWDVPPGRPGVLGPYFLWRLLIDARHQGHGYGRAVLTLVAGLVRADGGTELLTSHQPDEDGPGPFYRKFGFRPTGEIDDGEVVLRLTL, encoded by the coding sequence ATGAGCTCGCCGGTGCGGCTGGTCGAGATCACCGACGCCAACCGGGATGCCGTGTGCGCGTTGCACGTGCACCCCGGTCAGCAGCGGTTCGTCGCGTCGGTGGCGCGGTCCCTGGAGGACGCGGCGACGACACCGGAGGGCGAGCCCTGGTACCGGGCCGTCTACGCGGGCGACGAGCCGGTCGGGTTCGTCATGCTCAGCTGGGACGTGCCGCCCGGGCGCCCGGGTGTCCTCGGCCCGTACTTCCTGTGGCGGCTGCTGATCGACGCGCGGCACCAAGGGCACGGCTACGGCCGTGCGGTGCTCACGCTCGTCGCCGGCCTCGTGCGCGCGGACGGCGGCACCGAGCTGCTCACCAGTCACCAGCCGGACGAGGACGGGCCCGGGCCGTTCTACCGGAAGTTCGGGTTCCGGCCGACCGGCGAGATCGACGACGGGGAGGTGGTCCTGCGGCTCACACTGTGA
- a CDS encoding GyrI-like domain-containing protein yields MTTSVLHAPPTRIHRPDVPVMEQTTADELPSIQELWPAFERLVGLRGRKMYGRADVKAGTYTACTPIKEEDRPAELGLATGILPGGWYLRGNLTGEPPGIFEKIGAGMAELEGAGPIDDSRPLVEFYRRYDAIELWVPVFPA; encoded by the coding sequence ATGACGACCTCGGTCCTGCACGCCCCACCCACGCGCATCCACCGCCCGGACGTCCCGGTCATGGAGCAGACCACCGCCGACGAACTGCCGAGCATCCAGGAACTCTGGCCGGCGTTCGAGCGGCTCGTCGGGCTGCGCGGCCGCAAGATGTACGGGCGGGCCGACGTCAAAGCGGGCACCTACACGGCGTGCACGCCGATCAAGGAGGAAGACCGGCCGGCGGAACTCGGGCTGGCGACCGGGATCCTGCCCGGTGGCTGGTACCTGCGCGGGAACCTGACCGGTGAGCCGCCGGGCATCTTCGAGAAGATCGGCGCCGGGATGGCGGAGCTCGAGGGCGCCGGGCCGATCGACGACAGCCGCCCGCTCGTCGAGTTCTACCGCCGGTACGACGCCATCGAGCTGTGGGTCCCGGTGTTCCCGGCATGA
- the ligD gene encoding non-homologous end-joining DNA ligase, which translates to MAGTSTVPDAVAPMLAVDGPLPDDDQHGYEWKWDGFRGCVRVAGTGETRITSRSGSDHTARYPELGDVFGPALGGRAAVLDGEVVALNPAGRPEFELMQRRAMYEPTPKLRAEVPVVYFAFDLLWLDGEPLLNLPYAQRRELLAGLLQPADGRIVVPPWYTRADIAPAQLLATAAEHGIEGVVAKRLDAPYLPGARSPVWTKRALTHTAEVVVGGWRPGAGRRAGTLGALLLGAYDDEGALVYLGDVGTGFSDDALDHLSGVLASLARPASPFDTEVPRDRARGARWVEPSLVGEVVYRRFTPDRRLRHTSWRGLRPDRTPAEIGLPPL; encoded by the coding sequence ATGGCGGGGACGAGCACGGTGCCGGACGCGGTGGCGCCGATGCTGGCCGTCGACGGGCCGCTCCCGGACGACGACCAGCACGGCTACGAGTGGAAGTGGGACGGGTTCCGCGGGTGCGTGCGCGTCGCGGGCACCGGCGAAACCCGGATCACCAGCCGCAGCGGCAGCGACCACACGGCCCGGTACCCGGAGCTGGGCGACGTCTTCGGACCCGCGCTCGGCGGCCGGGCCGCCGTGCTGGACGGCGAGGTCGTCGCGCTGAACCCGGCCGGGCGGCCGGAGTTCGAGCTGATGCAGCGGCGCGCCATGTACGAGCCGACGCCGAAGCTGCGCGCGGAGGTCCCGGTCGTCTACTTCGCCTTCGACCTGCTGTGGCTCGACGGCGAGCCGCTGCTGAACCTGCCGTACGCGCAGCGGCGCGAGCTGCTCGCCGGACTGCTCCAGCCGGCGGACGGCCGGATCGTCGTGCCGCCCTGGTACACCCGCGCCGACATCGCGCCGGCGCAGCTGCTGGCGACCGCGGCCGAGCACGGCATCGAGGGCGTCGTCGCGAAGCGCCTGGACGCGCCGTACCTGCCCGGTGCGCGGTCGCCGGTGTGGACCAAGCGTGCGCTGACCCACACGGCCGAGGTGGTCGTCGGCGGCTGGCGGCCCGGCGCCGGCCGCCGCGCGGGCACCCTGGGCGCGCTCCTGCTGGGCGCCTACGACGACGAAGGCGCGCTGGTCTACCTCGGCGACGTCGGCACCGGCTTCTCCGACGACGCGCTCGACCACCTCAGCGGCGTGCTCGCGTCGCTGGCCCGCCCGGCGAGCCCGTTCGACACGGAGGTCCCGCGCGACCGCGCCCGCGGCGCCCGCTGGGTCGAGCCGTCGCTGGTCGGCGAGGTCGTCTACCGGCGGTTCACCCCGGACCGGCGGCTGCGGCACACGTCGTGGCGCGGCCTGCGCCCGGACCGGACGCCGGCCGAGATCGGGCTGCCCCCGTTGTGA
- a CDS encoding DUF6292 family protein, which produces MSGLIDADLEFWFQRGLRAYLGEVARALGFGLESCTVDVDVPVSAYLAVDWRLRRFPERDVALLWDEVHGWAVAVEAACGEEMIVLAYLGGADILPDPRVIVRFLAALRAGDLAPDGLGSPVLRRAGSHQDLLPLLPTG; this is translated from the coding sequence GTGTCCGGCCTGATCGACGCCGATCTCGAGTTCTGGTTCCAGCGCGGCTTGCGCGCCTACCTCGGCGAGGTGGCCCGGGCACTGGGCTTCGGCCTCGAGTCGTGCACCGTGGACGTCGACGTCCCGGTGTCGGCCTACCTCGCCGTCGACTGGCGGCTGCGGCGCTTCCCCGAGCGCGACGTCGCCCTGCTGTGGGACGAGGTGCACGGCTGGGCGGTCGCGGTCGAGGCGGCCTGCGGGGAGGAGATGATCGTGCTGGCCTACCTGGGCGGGGCCGACATCCTGCCGGACCCCCGGGTGATCGTCCGGTTTCTGGCCGCGCTGCGCGCCGGTGACCTGGCCCCGGACGGGCTGGGTTCCCCGGTGCTGCGCCGCGCCGGGAGCCACCAGGACTTGCTGCCGCTGCTGCCGACGGGCTAG
- a CDS encoding STAS domain-containing protein produces the protein MRIQKPPRLSRAFGRSSPGALCEPFAVTTVLEGARSTVVTVAGDIDLATVGILVECGETAIRAGGVLVLDLGQVRFCSGVGLRALHRLQGAAEEAAVPVAWVVRTPRLWRLLRGAGATGFSCYRDRADALAAVG, from the coding sequence ATGAGAATCCAGAAACCACCGCGGCTTTCGCGGGCATTCGGCCGCAGTTCGCCGGGCGCGTTGTGCGAGCCGTTCGCGGTCACCACGGTGCTCGAAGGTGCTCGGAGCACGGTCGTCACCGTGGCCGGTGACATTGATCTCGCCACCGTCGGAATTCTTGTCGAATGTGGGGAAACCGCGATTCGCGCGGGTGGCGTGCTCGTGCTCGACCTCGGCCAGGTGCGGTTCTGCTCCGGGGTCGGCCTGCGCGCGCTGCACCGGCTGCAGGGCGCGGCCGAGGAAGCGGCCGTCCCGGTCGCCTGGGTGGTGCGGACCCCGCGGCTGTGGCGGTTGCTGCGAGGAGCCGGTGCCACCGGCTTCTCCTGCTACCGGGACCGCGCCGACGCGCTCGCCGCCGTCGGCTGA
- the ligD gene encoding non-homologous end-joining DNA ligase yields the protein MAGSRITVRVGERQLTLSNLEKVLYPKTGFTKGEVLDYYTRIAPVLLPHIHDRAMTFVRFPDGVTGGSFFEKNGSRHAPEWVRTASLTVAGHGKEPEIVNYPLINDLPELVWAANLAALELHVHQWTVVDGDERSLPDRLVFDLDPGPGATVVDCCRVAERLYDVLTDDGLTPVAKTSGSKGMQLYAGVVTSDAGETSQYAKALAERLAAETPDLVVARMTKTLRPGKIFIDWSQNNPFKTTVAPYSLRGRDEPTVSTPVTWDEVRACRHVAHLRFTADEVLERVDELGDLFADVERTRVPIPAFG from the coding sequence GTGGCGGGGAGCCGGATCACGGTGCGGGTGGGCGAGCGGCAGCTGACGCTCTCGAACCTCGAAAAGGTGCTCTACCCGAAGACCGGGTTCACCAAGGGCGAGGTGCTCGACTACTACACGCGGATCGCCCCCGTGCTGCTGCCGCACATCCACGACCGGGCGATGACCTTCGTGCGCTTCCCCGACGGCGTCACCGGCGGTTCGTTCTTCGAGAAGAACGGCTCCCGGCACGCCCCGGAGTGGGTCCGCACCGCGAGCCTCACCGTCGCCGGCCACGGCAAGGAACCCGAGATCGTCAACTACCCGCTGATCAACGACCTGCCCGAGCTCGTGTGGGCGGCCAACCTCGCCGCGCTCGAACTGCACGTCCACCAGTGGACCGTCGTGGACGGCGACGAGCGGAGCCTGCCGGACCGGCTGGTGTTCGACCTCGACCCGGGCCCCGGCGCGACCGTCGTCGACTGCTGCCGGGTCGCCGAGCGGCTCTACGACGTGCTGACCGACGACGGCTTGACCCCGGTCGCGAAGACCAGCGGCTCCAAGGGCATGCAGCTCTACGCGGGCGTGGTGACCTCCGACGCCGGCGAGACGTCGCAGTACGCGAAGGCGCTGGCCGAGCGGCTGGCCGCCGAGACCCCGGACCTGGTCGTCGCGCGGATGACGAAGACCCTGCGCCCGGGCAAGATCTTCATCGACTGGAGCCAGAACAACCCGTTCAAGACCACGGTGGCGCCGTACTCGCTGCGCGGGCGCGACGAGCCGACGGTGTCCACTCCGGTCACCTGGGACGAGGTCCGCGCCTGCCGGCACGTCGCGCACCTGCGGTTCACCGCGGACGAGGTCCTGGAGCGCGTCGACGAACTCGGCGACCTCTTCGCGGACGTCGAGCGGACGCGCGTGCCGATTCCGGCATTCGGCTGA
- a CDS encoding fumarylacetoacetate hydrolase family protein gives MRLSTVDDRAVLVADDGVIDVAGASDGRFGPDPMAVLEEWTAFRVWAANAALPAAEPLAGRALDAPVPRPRQVFAIALNYPPHAAEAGYQPPADPLVFTKFPSCITGPDTTVELPGDRVDWEVELVAVIGVGGHRIPAGDAWHHVAGLTVGQDLSERGVQLLGTPPQFSLGKSFPGFGPTGPALVTPDEFADPGDLRLVTELNGTVVQKARTGEMIFDVPELIARLSAICPLLPGDLVFTGTPAGVGNRMSPPRYLGPDDVLVSRIEGIGELRTRFRAA, from the coding sequence ATGCGCCTGTCCACAGTGGACGACCGCGCGGTCCTGGTGGCCGATGACGGCGTCATCGACGTCGCCGGCGCCAGCGACGGCCGGTTCGGTCCCGACCCGATGGCCGTCCTCGAGGAGTGGACGGCGTTCCGGGTGTGGGCGGCGAACGCGGCGCTGCCCGCGGCGGAGCCCCTGGCCGGCCGCGCGCTCGACGCGCCCGTGCCGCGGCCGCGCCAGGTCTTCGCGATCGCCCTCAACTACCCGCCGCACGCCGCCGAAGCGGGCTACCAGCCGCCCGCGGATCCGCTGGTGTTCACCAAGTTCCCGAGCTGCATCACGGGCCCGGACACCACGGTGGAGCTGCCCGGCGACCGCGTCGACTGGGAGGTCGAGCTGGTCGCGGTGATCGGCGTCGGCGGCCACCGGATCCCCGCCGGGGACGCGTGGCACCACGTCGCCGGGCTGACCGTGGGGCAGGACCTGTCCGAGCGTGGCGTCCAGCTGCTCGGCACGCCGCCGCAGTTCTCGCTCGGCAAGTCGTTCCCGGGCTTCGGCCCGACCGGCCCGGCGCTGGTGACGCCGGACGAGTTCGCCGACCCCGGCGACCTCCGGCTGGTCACCGAGCTGAACGGCACGGTCGTCCAGAAGGCGCGGACCGGCGAGATGATCTTCGACGTCCCGGAGCTGATCGCGCGGCTGTCGGCGATCTGCCCGCTGCTGCCGGGCGACCTCGTCTTCACCGGAACCCCGGCGGGCGTGGGCAACCGGATGAGCCCGCCGCGCTACCTCGGGCCGGACGACGTGCTCGTCAGCCGGATCGAGGGGATCGGGGAGCTGCGCACCCGCTTCCGGGCCGCCTGA
- a CDS encoding fumarylacetoacetate hydrolase family protein yields the protein MKLVTFNDNQVGRIADDQVLELDTASTREFFERDRDVPETGRRYPLADVRLRAPIVPKKFFHTAGNFREHHEDLVRVNWSHPVNKGIVFFQNVDAIIGPEEPIVYPSHLTSELDYELELAIVLGKPGKFFTAEQAAEHIGGYLVFNDITARDIQRREMESGVFSFSKAIETFCPIGPYIVTADEIEDPHNLDMELRVNGQVRQKSNTGRMSVSIPQLIAYHSPQTYSAGDLITTGTVAGVAASTEDPFANYLKPGDVVEAEIEGIGVLRNPVVSWQDAHGTPPPAADQWV from the coding sequence ATGAAGCTCGTCACCTTCAACGACAACCAGGTCGGGCGCATCGCCGACGACCAGGTGCTGGAACTCGACACCGCGTCGACGCGCGAGTTCTTCGAACGCGACCGGGACGTGCCCGAGACCGGCCGCCGCTACCCGCTGGCCGACGTGCGCCTGCGCGCGCCGATCGTGCCGAAGAAGTTCTTCCACACCGCCGGGAACTTCCGCGAGCACCACGAGGACCTCGTCCGGGTGAACTGGTCGCACCCGGTCAACAAGGGCATCGTCTTCTTCCAGAACGTCGACGCGATCATCGGCCCGGAGGAGCCGATCGTCTACCCGTCGCACCTGACGTCGGAGCTGGACTACGAGCTGGAACTGGCGATCGTGCTCGGCAAGCCGGGCAAGTTCTTCACCGCCGAGCAGGCGGCCGAGCACATCGGCGGCTACCTGGTCTTCAACGACATCACCGCGCGCGACATCCAGCGCCGCGAGATGGAGTCCGGCGTCTTCTCCTTCTCCAAGGCCATCGAGACGTTCTGCCCGATCGGCCCGTACATCGTGACGGCCGACGAGATCGAGGACCCGCACAACCTGGACATGGAGCTGCGCGTCAACGGCCAGGTCCGGCAGAAGTCCAACACCGGCCGGATGTCCGTGTCGATCCCGCAGCTGATCGCCTACCACTCGCCGCAGACCTACAGCGCGGGTGACCTCATCACCACCGGCACGGTCGCCGGCGTCGCCGCGAGCACCGAGGACCCGTTCGCGAACTACCTCAAGCCCGGCGACGTCGTCGAGGCCGAGATCGAGGGCATCGGCGTGCTGCGCAACCCGGTCGTGTCCTGGCAGGACGCCCACGGCACCCCGCCGCCGGCCGCGGACCAGTGGGTCTGA
- a CDS encoding carboxymuconolactone decarboxylase family protein, with protein sequence MSRLPHLTPDDLDPEQRALYDEITGGPRAAGPQRFSLKDDEGRLAGPFNAMLVAPPAGQALQALGAAIRYETTLSDRVRELAILAVAARWASAFEQHAHEPHALAAGLTGAQVEAVRTGAIPDLADETERAALRFVSALLREEDVDDVTYAEVVPIIGNRMAVELTTLVGYYATLALQLRVFRVADPAGSGLR encoded by the coding sequence ATGAGCAGGCTGCCGCACCTCACGCCCGACGACCTGGACCCCGAGCAACGGGCGCTGTACGACGAGATCACCGGCGGTCCCCGCGCGGCCGGGCCGCAGCGGTTCTCCCTGAAGGACGACGAAGGACGGCTCGCCGGCCCGTTCAACGCGATGCTCGTCGCGCCCCCGGCCGGGCAGGCGCTGCAGGCGCTCGGCGCCGCGATCCGGTACGAAACGACGTTGAGCGATCGCGTCCGGGAGCTGGCGATCCTCGCCGTCGCGGCCCGCTGGGCCAGCGCGTTCGAGCAGCACGCCCACGAGCCGCACGCGCTCGCCGCCGGGCTCACCGGGGCGCAGGTCGAGGCCGTCCGCACGGGCGCGATCCCGGACCTCGCCGACGAGACCGAGCGGGCCGCGCTGCGGTTCGTGTCCGCGCTGCTGCGCGAAGAGGACGTCGACGACGTGACCTACGCCGAGGTTGTGCCAATCATTGGCAACCGGATGGCCGTCGAGCTGACGACTCTGGTCGGCTACTACGCGACGCTGGCCCTCCAGCTGCGTGTGTTCCGCGTGGCCGACCCCGCAGGAAGTGGACTCCGATGA
- a CDS encoding SDR family NAD(P)-dependent oxidoreductase, with protein sequence MDWLGLGGRKALVAGAGGIGGGVAAALAEAGTDVVVADVDEERLAAVGTKTLRADLTTAEGSRDCVARATELLGGLDVFVHAVGVNDRRPVLETPDEVWDDIVTLNLGSAFWTGKAAGEVMVAAGHGRIVYLSSVSGLLAHPHHAPYAATKGGVNQLARVMAREWAASGVTVNAVAPGYTETGLTRHHLEKPGVREGLTSLVPAGRLGTVDDLVGPVLFLCSDRSAFVTGHILYADGGRTLV encoded by the coding sequence GTGGACTGGCTCGGGCTGGGCGGGCGGAAGGCCCTGGTGGCGGGCGCCGGCGGGATCGGCGGCGGGGTCGCCGCCGCGCTCGCCGAGGCGGGGACCGACGTCGTGGTCGCCGACGTCGACGAGGAGCGGCTGGCCGCCGTCGGGACCAAGACGCTGCGGGCGGACCTGACCACGGCCGAGGGCAGCCGCGACTGCGTCGCCCGCGCCACCGAGCTGCTGGGCGGGCTCGACGTCTTCGTGCACGCCGTCGGAGTCAACGACCGGCGCCCGGTGCTCGAGACCCCGGACGAGGTCTGGGACGACATCGTCACGCTCAACCTGGGCAGCGCGTTCTGGACCGGCAAGGCCGCGGGCGAGGTGATGGTGGCGGCCGGGCACGGCCGGATCGTCTACCTCTCATCGGTGTCCGGGCTGCTCGCGCACCCGCACCACGCGCCGTACGCCGCCACGAAGGGCGGGGTCAACCAGCTCGCCCGGGTGATGGCCCGGGAGTGGGCGGCCAGTGGCGTCACGGTGAACGCCGTCGCGCCCGGCTACACCGAGACCGGGCTGACCCGCCACCACCTCGAGAAGCCCGGCGTCCGCGAAGGCCTGACGTCGCTGGTCCCGGCCGGGCGCCTCGGTACCGTCGATGACCTCGTCGGCCCCGTCCTGTTCCTCTGCTCCGACCGCTCGGCGTTCGTCACGGGACACATCCTGTACGCCGACGGCGGCCGCACCCTCGTCTAA